The proteins below are encoded in one region of Arthrobacter sp. CJ23:
- a CDS encoding sugar phosphate isomerase/epimerase: MSRIEQSRIGQSRIGLSSYAFFWQLSDQVSEPLSIHQALQMTAELGVDLFQICDYAPLEDMNDHELAAVRGTAEELGITLELGTKGIRPEHLRKFLHIAQVLGSDLLRTMFNVPGHSPDNEEATRIFTEVLPEFEAAGVRIAVETYEQVPTERILDVVRRVNSPYLGICSDPANTVAALEMPRQVIDAVGPYVLNMHIKDFAFSRKQGWVGFTYSGAPLGEGLLDYDYMVAKIQPKERNINQIVEHWLPWQDSEAETIRLENQWTQQSLDFLRSK; encoded by the coding sequence ATGAGCCGTATCGAGCAGAGCAGGATTGGCCAGAGCCGCATTGGCCTCAGCAGCTACGCGTTCTTCTGGCAGCTCTCCGACCAGGTCAGCGAACCGCTGAGCATCCACCAGGCCCTGCAGATGACCGCGGAGCTGGGCGTGGACCTCTTCCAGATCTGCGATTACGCGCCGCTGGAAGACATGAACGACCACGAGCTCGCCGCCGTCCGCGGCACGGCCGAGGAGCTGGGGATCACCCTGGAGCTTGGGACGAAGGGCATCCGGCCGGAACACCTGCGGAAGTTTCTGCACATCGCGCAGGTTCTGGGATCGGATCTGCTGCGGACCATGTTCAACGTTCCCGGCCACAGCCCGGACAACGAGGAAGCAACCCGGATCTTCACCGAAGTCCTGCCGGAGTTCGAAGCAGCCGGAGTGAGGATCGCCGTCGAGACCTATGAACAGGTCCCCACGGAACGGATCCTCGACGTCGTCCGCCGCGTCAACAGCCCCTACCTGGGCATCTGCAGCGACCCCGCCAACACCGTGGCTGCACTGGAGATGCCGCGTCAGGTGATTGACGCCGTCGGGCCCTATGTCCTGAACATGCACATCAAAGACTTTGCGTTCAGCCGCAAGCAGGGATGGGTCGGGTTCACGTACTCGGGCGCACCCCTCGGCGAAGGCCTTCTCGACTACGACTACATGGTCGCGAAGATCCAGCCCAAAGAAAGAAACATCAACCAGATCGTGGAGCACTGGCTCCCGTGGCAGGACTCCGAAGCGGAGACCATCCGCCTCGAAAACCAGTGGACCCAGCAAAGCCTCGATTTCCTAAGGAGCAAGTGA
- a CDS encoding bifunctional aldolase/short-chain dehydrogenase: MQNTATTVEELISRSNRLGADKRNTNFAGGNTSAKGTEKDPVTGQDVELLWVKGSGGDLGTLKAENLAVLRLDRLQALKDVYPGVEREDEMVAAFDYCLHGKGGAAPSIDTAMHGLVDATHVDHLHPDSGIAVATAADGEALTSKIFGDKVVWVPWRRPGFQLGLDIAAVKEANPQAIGTILGGHGITAWGGTSEEAEGNSLWIIDQAEKFIAENGKAEPFGAKLPGYAALPEAERRAKAAALAPVIRGLASTDKPQLGHFSDDAVVLDFLESAEHPRLGALGTSCPDHFLRTKVKPLVMDLPADAPLEQAVGRLRELHAAYREDYQAYYDRHATQDSPAMRGADPAIVLVPGVGMFSYGANKQTARVAGEFYLNAINVMRGAEAISSYAPIEESEKFRIEYWSLEEAKLARLPKPTSHATRIALVTGAASGIGKAIATRLASDGACVVIADLNLENAQAVAAELGGPDVAIGVQADVTDEAQIAAAIQEAVLAFGGLDLVVNNAGLSISKPLLETTGKDWDLQHNVMAKGSFLVAKAAAKVMIDQDMGGDIVYISSKNSVFAGPNNIAYSATKADQAHQVRLLAAELGEYGIRVNGINPDGVVRGSGIFAGGWGAKRAAVYGVDEQELGKYYAQRTLLKREVLPEHVANACAVLTSAELSHTTGLHIPVDAGVAAAFLR; the protein is encoded by the coding sequence ATGCAGAACACAGCCACGACTGTTGAAGAACTGATCTCCCGTTCCAACCGCCTCGGCGCGGACAAACGGAACACCAACTTCGCCGGCGGCAACACCTCCGCCAAGGGCACCGAAAAGGACCCGGTCACGGGCCAGGACGTCGAACTGCTCTGGGTCAAGGGCTCGGGCGGGGACCTCGGCACGCTGAAGGCCGAGAACCTGGCTGTACTCCGGCTCGACCGGCTGCAGGCACTCAAGGATGTTTACCCCGGCGTCGAGCGTGAAGACGAAATGGTGGCCGCGTTCGATTACTGCCTGCACGGCAAGGGCGGCGCGGCGCCCTCAATCGACACCGCCATGCACGGCCTGGTGGACGCAACGCATGTCGACCACCTGCACCCGGACTCGGGCATCGCGGTTGCGACGGCGGCGGACGGCGAGGCGCTGACCTCCAAGATCTTCGGCGACAAGGTGGTGTGGGTTCCGTGGCGTCGCCCCGGTTTCCAGCTGGGCCTGGACATCGCCGCGGTCAAGGAAGCCAACCCGCAGGCCATCGGCACCATCCTGGGCGGCCACGGCATCACCGCCTGGGGCGGCACCAGCGAAGAGGCCGAGGGCAACTCGCTCTGGATCATTGACCAGGCCGAGAAGTTCATCGCGGAGAACGGCAAGGCCGAACCCTTCGGCGCCAAGCTCCCCGGCTACGCCGCGCTTCCTGAGGCGGAACGGCGAGCCAAGGCCGCCGCCCTCGCCCCCGTGATCCGCGGCCTGGCCTCCACGGACAAGCCGCAGCTGGGGCACTTCAGCGATGACGCCGTCGTGCTTGACTTCCTGGAGTCCGCCGAACACCCGCGCCTGGGCGCGCTGGGCACCTCCTGCCCGGACCACTTCCTGCGCACCAAGGTCAAGCCCCTGGTCATGGACCTCCCCGCCGACGCCCCGCTGGAACAAGCGGTAGGCCGCCTGAGGGAACTGCACGCGGCCTACCGCGAGGACTACCAGGCATACTACGACCGCCACGCCACCCAGGACAGCCCCGCCATGCGCGGCGCGGACCCGGCCATCGTGCTGGTCCCGGGGGTGGGCATGTTCTCGTACGGAGCGAACAAGCAGACCGCCCGGGTGGCCGGCGAGTTCTACCTCAACGCCATCAACGTGATGCGCGGCGCCGAGGCCATCTCCAGCTATGCCCCGATCGAGGAATCCGAGAAGTTCCGGATCGAGTACTGGTCGTTGGAGGAGGCCAAGCTGGCCCGCCTGCCCAAGCCCACGTCCCACGCCACCCGCATCGCGCTGGTGACCGGCGCGGCGTCGGGCATCGGCAAGGCGATCGCGACCCGCTTGGCGTCCGACGGCGCGTGCGTGGTGATTGCCGACCTGAACCTTGAGAACGCCCAGGCCGTCGCCGCGGAACTGGGCGGTCCCGACGTCGCCATCGGCGTCCAGGCCGACGTGACCGACGAAGCTCAGATCGCCGCTGCCATCCAGGAAGCCGTGCTCGCCTTCGGTGGCCTGGATCTGGTGGTCAACAACGCCGGGCTCTCCATCTCCAAGCCGCTGCTGGAAACCACCGGGAAGGACTGGGACCTGCAGCACAACGTCATGGCCAAGGGCTCCTTCTTGGTGGCCAAGGCCGCGGCCAAGGTCATGATTGACCAGGACATGGGCGGGGACATCGTCTACATTTCCTCCAAGAACTCCGTGTTCGCCGGCCCGAACAATATCGCCTACTCCGCCACCAAGGCCGACCAGGCCCACCAGGTCCGGCTGCTCGCCGCGGAACTGGGCGAGTACGGCATCCGTGTCAACGGCATCAACCCCGACGGCGTGGTCCGGGGCTCCGGGATCTTCGCCGGCGGCTGGGGCGCCAAGCGCGCCGCGGTCTACGGCGTGGACGAGCAGGAACTGGGCAAGTACTACGCCCAGCGCACCTTGCTCAAGCGTGAAGTCCTGCCTGAACACGTGGCCAACGCCTGTGCGGTGCTCACCAGCGCCGAACTGTCCCACACCACCGGCCTGCACATCCCCGTGGACGCCGGCGTCGCGGCGGCCTTCCTGCGATGA
- a CDS encoding ROK family protein — protein MMPTSTRTTVPVAEPDPSRRNNLALLTTLVHHHGVLSRAQLTKRTGLNRSTVGTLLGQLLALGLVYETAPSGEGQVGRPSPEVRPSQAVAALAVNPEIDAVTIGLVSLGGKVQKKIRFETERIPTAREAVNIAAAVVEGMRSELDASYRITGIGMAVPGLVNRADGVVLHAPHLGWRNEPVAAMMGDVTGYYCQAANDASLGAEAELIFGAGAGQKNLIYLNGGASGIGGGIIANGALLSGAAGYAGELGHTFVRTSGKTCHCGATGCLETEVSQSRLFELAGLSGGDASQLEQALRRNNSPEVSTEVARQLEYLGIALRNAVNTFNPEVIVLDGFLGTLHALSPAALNEFLASQAMDGLAAQVSIRRAALGSDLMMIGAAELAFSPFLADPTGAGLVSAPGPRKG, from the coding sequence ATGATGCCGACCTCTACACGAACTACCGTCCCGGTCGCCGAGCCGGACCCATCGCGACGCAACAACCTGGCGCTGCTCACCACCCTGGTACATCACCACGGTGTGCTCAGCCGCGCCCAACTGACTAAACGGACCGGGCTGAACAGGTCCACCGTAGGGACCTTGCTGGGTCAGCTCCTCGCCTTGGGCCTTGTGTATGAAACGGCGCCTTCTGGCGAAGGACAGGTGGGCAGGCCGAGCCCGGAGGTCCGCCCGAGCCAGGCGGTGGCGGCCCTGGCCGTCAACCCGGAGATCGACGCCGTTACAATCGGCCTTGTCAGCCTCGGCGGGAAGGTGCAGAAGAAGATCCGCTTCGAAACCGAGCGGATACCAACGGCGAGGGAAGCGGTGAATATCGCTGCCGCGGTCGTCGAAGGCATGCGGTCTGAACTCGACGCCTCCTACCGGATCACGGGCATCGGCATGGCGGTGCCCGGTCTGGTCAACCGCGCCGACGGCGTGGTGCTGCACGCCCCGCATTTGGGCTGGCGAAACGAGCCCGTGGCCGCGATGATGGGTGACGTTACGGGGTACTACTGCCAGGCTGCCAACGACGCGTCCCTGGGTGCCGAGGCTGAACTGATATTTGGCGCCGGCGCCGGGCAGAAGAACCTGATCTATCTCAACGGGGGCGCCAGTGGAATCGGCGGCGGCATCATTGCAAACGGGGCATTGCTTTCCGGCGCCGCAGGCTACGCCGGCGAACTCGGACATACCTTTGTCCGTACTTCCGGCAAGACGTGCCACTGCGGTGCCACAGGCTGCCTGGAAACCGAAGTCTCCCAATCCCGGCTGTTCGAACTTGCCGGGCTGTCGGGCGGCGATGCCAGTCAGCTCGAACAGGCACTTCGCCGGAACAACAGCCCCGAGGTATCAACTGAAGTGGCCCGGCAGCTCGAGTACTTGGGCATTGCATTGCGTAATGCTGTGAACACCTTCAACCCTGAGGTCATTGTGCTCGACGGCTTCCTGGGCACGCTGCATGCCCTCTCTCCTGCGGCGCTGAATGAGTTCCTCGCGTCACAGGCCATGGATGGGCTGGCCGCCCAGGTCAGCATCCGCCGAGCCGCACTCGGTTCGGACCTGATGATGATCGGGGCCGCGGAACTGGCCTTCAGCCCGTTCCTGGCCGACCCTACCGGTGCGGGACTGGTTTCCGCCCCCGGTCCACGAAAAGGCTGA
- the rhaI gene encoding L-rhamnose isomerase, with the protein MNTTATALGRLEELAIEVPSWAYGNSGTRFKVFGTPGTPRTVQEKIADAAKVHELTGLAPTVALHIPWDKVDDYAALREYAAELGVGLGTVNSNTFQDDEYKLGSLTSSNESVRRRAIDHHLECIEIMHATGSKDLKIWLADGTNYPGQDDIRGRQDRLAESLQEIYAGLGDEQRLVLEYKFFEPAFYHTDVPDWGTSYAQTLALGQKAFVCLDTGHHAPGTNIEFIVMQLLRLGKLGSFDFNSRFYADDDLIVGAADPFQLFRIMHEVIRGGGFGKDSGVSLMLDQCHNLEEKIPGQIRSVLNVQEMTARALLVDTAALAEAQRAGDVLAANGIFNDAFYTDVRPVLAEWRESRGLPADPMAAYKASGYQKKINEDRAGGQQAGWGA; encoded by the coding sequence ATGAACACCACAGCAACGGCACTGGGCCGCCTTGAGGAACTGGCCATCGAGGTGCCGTCCTGGGCCTACGGAAATTCCGGGACCCGCTTCAAGGTCTTCGGCACCCCGGGCACTCCCCGCACCGTCCAGGAAAAGATCGCCGACGCCGCCAAGGTCCATGAGCTCACCGGCCTGGCCCCCACGGTCGCTCTGCACATCCCGTGGGACAAGGTGGATGACTACGCTGCCCTGCGCGAATACGCCGCCGAGCTGGGCGTTGGGCTGGGCACGGTCAACTCCAACACGTTCCAGGATGACGAGTACAAGCTCGGCTCCCTCACCTCGTCCAACGAGTCCGTGCGGCGCCGGGCCATCGACCACCACCTTGAGTGCATCGAGATCATGCACGCCACCGGTTCCAAGGACCTGAAGATCTGGCTGGCCGACGGCACCAACTACCCGGGCCAGGACGACATCCGCGGACGCCAGGACCGTCTCGCGGAAAGCCTCCAGGAAATCTATGCGGGCCTCGGTGACGAGCAACGCCTGGTCCTGGAATACAAGTTCTTCGAGCCCGCTTTCTACCACACCGATGTTCCGGACTGGGGCACCTCCTACGCGCAGACCCTTGCCCTTGGCCAGAAGGCCTTCGTCTGCCTGGACACCGGCCACCACGCACCGGGAACCAACATCGAGTTCATCGTGATGCAGCTGCTGCGCCTGGGCAAGCTGGGCTCCTTCGACTTCAACTCCCGCTTCTACGCGGACGACGACCTGATCGTCGGCGCGGCCGATCCGTTCCAGCTCTTCCGGATCATGCACGAGGTCATCCGCGGTGGCGGCTTCGGCAAGGACTCCGGTGTCTCCCTGATGCTGGACCAGTGCCACAACCTGGAAGAGAAGATCCCGGGCCAGATCCGCTCGGTCCTGAACGTCCAGGAAATGACGGCCCGCGCCCTGCTGGTGGACACCGCCGCACTGGCCGAAGCCCAGCGAGCCGGGGACGTCCTGGCCGCCAACGGCATCTTCAACGATGCCTTCTACACCGACGTCCGCCCGGTCCTGGCCGAGTGGCGCGAATCCCGCGGCCTGCCCGCAGACCCGATGGCCGCCTACAAGGCCAGCGGATACCAGAAGAAGATCAACGAGGACCGCGCAGGCGGCCAGCAAGCCGGATGGGGCGCTTAA
- a CDS encoding triose-phosphate isomerase family protein codes for MSLPAKPSRPKAVIGVSLKMYFGYQRSVDYCRDVATIAFKHPAVVSGDIELFVLPTLPVLPDAARILGAAGVGTGAQDIFWEDEGAYTGEVSGRTVAELGGRYVEVGHAERRRIFAEDERIIGLKTAAGYRNGLTPVLCVGELTAGSPEEAIVQCTAEIDAALNRAGKLGAVGRTIVAYEPQWAIGAPEPATPGYISAVVRGLDEYLRTLRGQEDSRVIYGGSAGPGLITELDTAVAGLFLGRFAHDPAALKTILDETAARLAAKAVAA; via the coding sequence GTGTCACTTCCTGCTAAGCCTTCACGCCCCAAAGCGGTGATCGGCGTCAGCCTGAAGATGTACTTCGGCTACCAGCGCTCTGTGGACTACTGCCGGGACGTCGCCACGATCGCTTTCAAGCACCCGGCGGTGGTGAGCGGCGACATCGAACTGTTTGTGCTGCCCACCCTGCCGGTCCTGCCCGACGCAGCGAGGATCCTGGGCGCGGCCGGCGTTGGCACCGGAGCGCAGGACATTTTCTGGGAAGACGAAGGCGCCTACACTGGCGAGGTCAGTGGGAGGACCGTTGCCGAGCTCGGGGGCCGGTATGTCGAGGTAGGCCATGCGGAGCGCCGCCGGATTTTCGCCGAAGACGAGCGGATCATCGGCCTGAAGACCGCCGCGGGGTACCGCAACGGCCTCACCCCGGTGCTCTGCGTCGGGGAACTGACCGCTGGCTCCCCGGAGGAAGCCATTGTCCAGTGCACGGCCGAGATCGACGCCGCCCTCAACCGGGCGGGAAAGCTCGGAGCTGTTGGACGTACCATCGTGGCCTACGAGCCGCAGTGGGCCATCGGCGCTCCGGAACCGGCGACACCCGGGTACATCAGTGCCGTGGTACGTGGTTTGGACGAATACCTCCGCACACTGCGGGGGCAGGAAGACAGCAGGGTCATCTACGGCGGCAGCGCCGGGCCCGGGCTCATCACGGAACTGGACACCGCCGTGGCGGGCTTGTTCCTGGGCCGCTTCGCGCACGATCCCGCAGCGCTCAAGACCATCCTGGACGAGACGGCTGCACGCCTTGCGGCGAAGGCGGTGGCGGCATGA
- a CDS encoding ribose-5-phosphate isomerase: protein MSAKLRLVIGADDAGFEYKEALKADLEANPLVESVTDVGVDAESHTPYPSVAIAAAELIAAGKADRALLVCGTGLGVAIAANKVPGIRAVTAHDSFSVERSVLSNNAQVLTFGQRVVGLELARRLAKEWLGYTFDENSASAEKVTLIKDYEGVTSC from the coding sequence ATGAGCGCCAAACTGCGCCTGGTGATCGGAGCCGACGACGCCGGATTCGAGTACAAGGAGGCCCTGAAGGCCGATCTGGAAGCGAATCCCCTGGTCGAATCGGTGACGGACGTTGGAGTGGACGCCGAGTCCCACACTCCTTACCCCTCTGTGGCCATCGCTGCCGCTGAACTGATCGCCGCCGGCAAGGCCGACCGCGCGCTCCTGGTGTGCGGCACGGGTTTGGGAGTCGCGATTGCCGCGAACAAGGTCCCCGGCATCCGCGCCGTCACCGCCCACGACTCCTTCTCCGTGGAACGCTCGGTGCTCAGCAACAACGCCCAGGTCCTCACCTTCGGCCAGCGCGTGGTCGGCCTGGAACTGGCCCGGCGCCTGGCCAAGGAATGGCTCGGCTACACCTTCGACGAGAACTCTGCCTCGGCAGAGAAAGTCACTCTGATTAAGGACTACGAGGGTGTCACTTCCTGCTAA
- a CDS encoding phosphogluconate dehydrogenase C-terminal domain-containing protein, whose translation MSAEQLTVAVVGAGGKMGMRVSANLQKSNHTVFYSENSPAGQDRVRAEGREITATDDAVKGADVVILAVPDTVLGIVSEGVVPQMKSGAILLTLDPAAAYAGLLAKRDDVVQAVAHPCHPSVFLERTTKEEWADTFGGQGAPQNVVAAIDENAPEDTKAAAEATIRTIYAPVIDVHWVTVKQLAVLEPTLVETVACMIGTLLNEALHETVHTAGVPEEAAKAMLFGHVQIALTNALRGSNPFSEACEIAIQYGKDTIIKDDWKKIFDDSELDGVIAKMLKLESVKR comes from the coding sequence ATGTCAGCAGAGCAATTGACCGTCGCCGTTGTCGGAGCCGGTGGCAAAATGGGGATGCGCGTTTCCGCCAACCTCCAGAAGTCCAACCACACCGTCTTCTACAGCGAGAACTCCCCCGCCGGCCAGGACCGCGTCCGCGCCGAAGGCCGCGAAATCACCGCCACTGACGACGCCGTCAAGGGCGCCGACGTCGTGATCCTCGCCGTCCCGGACACCGTGCTGGGCATCGTCTCCGAGGGCGTCGTCCCGCAGATGAAGTCCGGCGCGATCCTCCTCACCCTGGACCCGGCCGCCGCCTACGCTGGCCTGCTGGCCAAGCGCGATGACGTGGTGCAGGCCGTTGCGCACCCGTGCCACCCGTCCGTGTTCCTGGAGCGCACCACCAAGGAAGAATGGGCCGACACCTTCGGCGGCCAGGGCGCCCCGCAGAACGTCGTGGCAGCCATCGACGAGAACGCCCCGGAAGACACCAAGGCAGCCGCCGAAGCCACCATCCGCACCATCTACGCACCCGTCATCGACGTCCACTGGGTCACAGTGAAGCAGCTCGCCGTCCTCGAACCCACCCTGGTGGAAACCGTCGCCTGCATGATCGGCACCCTGCTCAACGAGGCCCTGCACGAGACGGTCCACACCGCCGGCGTCCCCGAGGAGGCGGCCAAGGCCATGCTCTTCGGCCACGTCCAGATCGCCCTCACCAACGCGCTGCGCGGTTCCAACCCGTTCTCCGAGGCCTGCGAAATCGCCATCCAGTACGGCAAGGACACCATCATCAAGGACGACTGGAAGAAGATCTTCGACGACTCCGAGCTGGACGGCGTCATCGCCAAGATGCTCAAGCTGGAGTCCGTCAAGCGGTAG
- a CDS encoding rhamnulokinase family protein produces the protein MSALAMSGAVSGGGVFAAVDIGASSGRVMLGSVSPSTGVALETVHRFPNGVVELDGGLRWDFDALFAELLTGLAAAVAAAEANGETIASIGIDTWAVDYGLVNAAGELTAQPYSYRDERSRAAVARVHRTLDPARLYATTGLQYLQFNTVYQLATEKDLDGLQALLIPDLIAFLLTGERRTEATNASTTGLFDAVAGEWAAKFLDALGLRRDIFPPLIQPGETIGRLLPGIVERTGLPADTKVVAVGSHDTASAVAAVPAGQDDFAYISSGTWSLVGIELDGPVLGEASRKANFTNERGVDGTIRYLRNVGGLWLLSESQRSWAAQGHPATLEELLDAAAALPAGGPQINADDPAFTAPDNMPERIRAAVRNTGAVLPGRPAAVVRCIMDSLAAAYARTITDAERLAGRTVDVVHIVGGGSQNRLLCQLTADATGKPVIAGPVEATALGNVLVQARAAGVVDGGLAELRTLVSAGTSLERFEPANALSEQH, from the coding sequence ATGAGCGCTCTTGCCATGAGCGGCGCCGTTTCCGGCGGCGGGGTGTTCGCCGCGGTCGACATCGGTGCGTCCTCCGGCCGCGTCATGCTCGGCAGCGTCTCTCCCTCAACAGGGGTCGCCCTGGAGACGGTCCACCGCTTTCCCAACGGCGTGGTGGAGCTGGACGGCGGCCTCCGCTGGGACTTCGACGCCCTGTTCGCCGAGCTGCTGACGGGCCTGGCGGCCGCCGTTGCTGCCGCGGAGGCAAACGGCGAAACCATCGCCAGCATCGGCATCGATACCTGGGCCGTGGACTATGGGCTGGTCAACGCCGCCGGGGAGCTGACGGCCCAGCCGTACAGCTACCGGGATGAACGCAGCCGCGCCGCCGTGGCCCGGGTCCACCGGACGCTGGATCCTGCGCGCCTCTACGCCACCACGGGCCTGCAGTACCTGCAGTTCAACACCGTTTACCAGCTCGCCACGGAGAAGGACCTGGACGGGCTGCAGGCACTCCTGATCCCGGACCTGATCGCCTTCCTGCTCACCGGCGAGCGCCGGACAGAGGCCACGAACGCTTCCACCACCGGACTGTTCGATGCCGTAGCGGGGGAGTGGGCCGCCAAGTTCCTGGACGCTCTGGGCCTGCGGCGGGACATCTTCCCGCCGCTCATCCAGCCGGGTGAAACCATCGGCAGGCTCCTGCCGGGGATCGTGGAACGGACCGGTCTTCCCGCGGACACCAAGGTGGTGGCTGTCGGTTCGCATGACACGGCCTCGGCGGTGGCCGCCGTCCCGGCTGGGCAGGACGACTTCGCCTACATCTCCTCCGGGACCTGGTCCCTGGTGGGCATCGAGCTGGACGGCCCGGTGCTAGGCGAGGCCAGCCGGAAGGCCAACTTCACCAACGAACGCGGTGTGGACGGCACCATCCGCTACCTGCGCAACGTCGGCGGACTCTGGCTGCTCAGCGAATCCCAACGCTCGTGGGCCGCCCAGGGCCACCCGGCCACCTTGGAGGAACTGCTCGACGCCGCTGCGGCCCTCCCGGCAGGCGGACCGCAGATCAACGCCGACGACCCCGCCTTCACCGCGCCGGACAACATGCCGGAGCGCATCCGCGCGGCCGTGCGCAACACCGGTGCGGTGCTCCCGGGCCGGCCCGCCGCCGTCGTGCGTTGCATCATGGACAGCCTTGCCGCCGCTTACGCCCGCACTATCACCGACGCCGAACGCCTCGCGGGCCGGACCGTTGACGTGGTGCACATCGTGGGCGGCGGGTCCCAGAACCGGCTCCTGTGCCAGCTGACCGCGGATGCCACGGGCAAGCCGGTGATTGCCGGTCCCGTGGAAGCCACGGCCCTCGGCAACGTCTTGGTCCAGGCCCGGGCTGCCGGCGTGGTGGACGGCGGGCTTGCTGAGCTGCGCACCCTGGTGTCCGCTGGAACGAGCCTTGAACGGTTCGAACCGGCCAACGCCCTGTCTGAACAGCACTAG
- a CDS encoding LacI family DNA-binding transcriptional regulator yields MARSASVKDVANHAGVAVGTVSNVLNYPERVAEKTRKRVQAAIDELGFVRNDAARQLRAGHSRAIGMVVLDVGNPFFTAVVRAAEDAAQRSGSAILLGDSGQDTAREAHYVELFQEQRVQGLLISPIGDVSESIKRLREGGVPTVLVDRLGDGTTSSSVSVDDEAGGFLAAEHLLSTGRRRLAFVGGPGSIRQIADRLSGARRAVDQVPDATLEVVDSQGQSVVAGRRAGDALADRKREEFPDAIFCANDLLALGVMQSLTMLRTFRIPQDVALIGYDDIDFAASAVVPLSSIRQPTEEIGRTAIELLTSELESDTPMFKSVVLSPELVVRQSSAAAGLPASSAPGAKGDGSPVR; encoded by the coding sequence ATGGCAAGATCAGCCAGTGTCAAGGATGTGGCGAATCACGCCGGGGTCGCCGTCGGCACAGTCTCCAACGTGCTCAACTACCCGGAGCGGGTCGCGGAGAAGACCAGGAAAAGGGTCCAGGCGGCTATCGACGAACTCGGTTTCGTGCGCAATGATGCAGCCCGGCAATTGCGCGCGGGGCACAGCAGGGCCATCGGGATGGTCGTCCTGGATGTGGGCAACCCCTTCTTTACCGCCGTCGTCCGGGCCGCCGAGGACGCGGCGCAACGCAGTGGCAGCGCCATCCTCCTCGGGGACAGCGGGCAGGACACGGCCCGCGAAGCGCACTATGTCGAACTGTTCCAGGAACAGCGCGTCCAAGGCCTCCTGATTTCACCGATAGGTGACGTCAGCGAGTCGATCAAACGCCTGCGTGAAGGCGGAGTGCCCACGGTCCTGGTGGATCGGCTCGGCGATGGGACCACATCGAGTTCCGTTTCCGTGGACGACGAGGCCGGCGGTTTTCTTGCCGCCGAACACCTCCTCTCGACCGGACGGCGGCGGCTCGCCTTTGTCGGCGGCCCGGGTTCCATCCGGCAGATCGCCGACCGGCTCAGCGGCGCCCGGCGTGCGGTGGACCAGGTACCTGATGCCACGTTGGAGGTGGTCGATTCACAGGGCCAGTCCGTCGTAGCGGGCAGGCGCGCAGGTGATGCCTTGGCAGACCGTAAGCGGGAGGAATTTCCGGACGCCATCTTCTGCGCCAACGACCTCCTGGCCCTGGGCGTCATGCAGTCCCTAACGATGCTGCGCACCTTCCGCATCCCCCAAGATGTCGCCCTGATCGGCTATGACGACATCGATTTCGCGGCGTCCGCCGTGGTGCCGCTCTCCTCCATACGCCAGCCCACCGAGGAAATAGGCCGCACAGCCATTGAATTGCTGACCAGCGAACTCGAGAGCGACACGCCGATGTTCAAGTCAGTGGTTCTGTCCCCGGAACTGGTGGTGCGCCAGAGTTCTGCCGCCGCCGGCCTGCCGGCATCGTCTGCCCCAGGCGCGAAGGGTGACGGCAGCCCGGTGCGGTGA